GGGAAAATTTTATAATTGTTTTAAGAAAGGCATTTGTGGATAAAGAGATAAAAGTCCATGAAGAGAGAAATTTAAAAGAGATAAAACAAAAACAACTTCCAAAAATCGAACGCAAAAGACAAAAGAATAATGATGTAAAAGAAGAAGAGCTTATCGAAGCTCAGGTGGTAAATGAAGATGAGCAAAATTTAGATGAAGAGCTAGAGCCTGAGCCAGAAATAGAGAGCAGGGCCTCAACTATAAACGGAGTTGAAATTTTAAACGAAGTGGCTGAAAACAAGAAGTTGCTTGATCAAATAGAGCGAGGAAATGTGGAAAAGCCAAAGAATTTTGTCTTGCCACCACTTAAATTTTTAAACGATCCGCCAAAACGCTCGCACAGTGTCAATGAAACTGAAATCGATCAGCAAATTTCTAATTTGCTTGATAAACTCCGTAAGTTTAAAATAGACGGCGATGTGGTTAGAACTTATACTGGGCCTATCGTCACGACATTTGAGTTTCGTCCAGCCCCACATATCAAGGTAAGTAAAATTTTAACGCTTCAAGATGACCTAGCGATGGCACTAAAAGCTCAAACTATCCGTATCCAAGCGCCGATCCCTGGTAAAGATGTGGTAGGCATCGAGGTGCCAAATCAAAATTTAGAAACAATCTATCTAAAAGAAATTTTAGAGAGCGAAGTCTTTAAAAATGCAAGTAGCCCGCTAACTATGGCACTTGGTAAAGATATCGTCGGCGCCCCTTTTGTAACAGACCTTAAAAAGCTCCCTCATTTACTAATCGCTGGAACTACAGGATCAGGCAAGAGTGTGGGTATAAATGCGATGCTTTTAAGCTTGCTTTATAGAAACAGCCCACAAACTTTGCGCTTAATGATGATCGATCCAAAGATGCTTGAATTTAGCATATATAACGATATCCCACATCTTTTGACGCCTGTTATCACAGAGGCTAAAAAGGCAATCACTGCACTTGCCAATATGGTCGCTGAGATGGAGCGAAGATATAAGATAATGAGCCAAACTCGCACAAAAAATATAGAGAGCTACAATGAAAAGATGAAAGAGGAGGGTGGTGAGCAGTTCCCGTATATCGTTGTGATCATCGACGAGCTTGCCGATCTCATGATGACTAGTGGCAAGGATGTTGAGCTTTATATCGGCCGCCTAGCACAGATGGCAAGGGCTAGTGGCATACACTTGATAGTGGCAACCCAGCGTCCAAGTGTCGATGTTGTGACTGGCCTTATAAAAGCAAATTTGCCAAGTAGGATAAGTTACAGGGTAGGGCAGAGGATCGATAGTAAGGTCATTCTTGATCAAATGGGAGCTGAGAGCTTGCTTGGACGAGGAGATATGTTATTTACACCTCCAGGAAGTCCTGGTGTGATCAGACTTCATGCACCATTTGCTAGCGAAAAAGAGATAGAAATGGTTGTAAATTTCTTAAAAGAGCAACAAGATGTGGTTTATGATGAGAAATTTTTAATAGAAGAAGGTACAAGCGGAAGCGTGGCTGCTGGTACTCTAGGAGAAGATGAACTTGATGAGCTTTATGAAGAGGCTAAAGAGATCATTTTAAGTGAGCAAAAAACGTCAATAAGCTATCTGCAAAGACGCCTAAAGATAGGTTATAACAAAGCTGCAAATATAATCGAACAAATGGAGAAAATGGGTGTTTTAAGCCCAGTGAATGCAAAAGGACAAAGAGAAATTTTATAGCTAAAGTCATAAATTGCTTTAATTTTAGAATTTTAATTTTTATTAAAATTCTAAAAAGTCTTGACAAAGCGCATTAAAATCTATATAATTACAACTCTTAAAAACATTGGGGTATCGCCAAGCGGTAAGGCAACTGGTTTTGGTCCAGTCATTCAGAGGTTCGAATCCTCTTACCCCATCCACTTTTTAAATCCAAAATAATACTTATCGCGGAGTAGAGCAGTGGTAGCTCGTCGGGCTCATAACCCGAAGGTCGGCGGTTCAAATCCGTCCTCCGCAACCAAATGCCCATTACTTTTTATCATCTTTTAATTAAGCACCAACCCCCACACCATCACGTATATCATCTACATTGAGATGAACGTAGTGTAAGCTGCTCTTAATATCCGTATGACCCATAAAAGCCATCAATTTATGAGCATTAAATCCTTTCAAACTCACTAACCTAGAAGCCACTGTATGGCGTAATACGTATAGTCCGTGAGTATTGTTTTCTCCCTTATATCCTAAATGGTTTCTTACAGCCCACCACATACGATTTGCTGTATCGTGGTTTAGATGAGTTATGGGGTACTTGTTTAAGGGTAGGTCTTTGCAGTTATCATAAGCCCCTTGAGATACCCAGTAGTAAGCCATACGAAGCACTTGGTCGTCTCTTGTTTCAGTAAAGAGTTTGCGTGCCTCTATTTTACTTACGCTCTTAGCTATTTCTAAGCGTTGTTTTATGGCTTTGAAGACTAGAATAGTTTTGTTTTAATATGCAAAAAGAAAGATTAGTAAAAATAGGTTTCATAACTTTTAAATATAAAAAGAGAAATTCCCATCTACTATATGTTTTATGGATTATTAGTATAAATTTAAAAATGCAGGAGGGGCGAATGCCCCTAATTATTATTTTAAAGTTTGGATGTATTCAGCTACTGCTTTTACATCTTCGTCACTCATTGGAGTGGCGATCGGTTTCATCATAGCGCCAAGACCAAATTTATTTGCTCCTGTTTTATAACCCTTTAGTGCCTCTTCGATAGCTGCTGCATCAAGAGATGTTAAAGCTGGAACTTTATTATTAAACATTTTTTCAGCTTTTGCACCATGACAGGCGATGCATTTTTTGTAGATAGCAGCACCATCTGCAGCAAAGGCAGCAGTTGAAAGTAGAGCCGCAACGCTAGAAACAATTAGTAATTTTTTCATTTTTCATCCTTTGTAAAAAAGTTTGTGCATTATAGTACAAAAAGGTAAATTCGCAAGAAGCTAGTTAAAATATTTTGGCTATAATCACCAAATGAATAAAAATGAGCCTATTAAAGCACTTTTTCTAGATAGAGACGGCGTAATAAACGAAGATGCTGGATATGTTTACGAGATAAAAGATTTTAAATTTATCGATGGCATTTTTGATGCATTAAGAGAATTTGCTGGGGCTGGCTACAAGCTCTTTGTCGTGACAAACCAATCAGGCATCGGTAGAGGCTACTATACACAGGAACAGTTTGACGCTCTAACTAAATTTATGCTAGAAATTTTCAAAAAAGAGCAAATTTTTATCACCAAAGTCTACTTTTGTCCACACGCTCCAGAGGCGAATTGCGCTTGTAGAAAACCAAATCCAAAAATGATACTTGATGCTTGCAAAGAGTTTAACATAGACCTTGAAAACTCGCTCATGATAGGCGATAAGCCAAGTGACATCGAGGCTGGCAAAAGGGCAGGTGTTGGTAGAAATTTCTTGCTTGATAGCATAAATTTTAAAGATGTAAGAGATGTTTTAAATAAGCTAAAAAAGGAAAAATCACTATGAATTTAAATGGAAAAAAGATAGTTATAACTGGAGGCGCTGGCTTTATCGGCTCAGCCTTGGCGCATTATTTTGATGAAAACTATAAAGACGCTCACGTGCTTGTAGTGGATAAATTTAGAAACGACGAGACATTTAGCAACGGCAACCTAAAAAGCTTTGGTCATTTTAAAAATTTACTTGGCTTTAAGGGTGAAATTTACGCTGGCGACATCAACGATCCTAGCACGCTTGATAAGATAAAAAACTTTCGTCCAGACGTCATCTACCACGAGGCAGCGATCTCAGATACGACTGTAAAAGAGCAAGACGAGCTTATCAAAACAAATGTAAACGCCTTTGTAAATTTGCTTGATATCTGCGAGAGTTTGGGCGCAAAGATGATCTACGCTAGCTCAGGGGCGACTTATGGCAACGCAAAGAGCCCACAAACCGTTGGCGAGTGCGAAGCACCAAATAACGCCTATGGCTTTAGCAAACTAAGCATGGATAATATCAATAAAATTTATGCAAAGCGTGGCGTGAGTGTGGTTGGGCTGAGGTATTTTAATGTCTTTGGCAAGGGCGAGTTTTTCAAAAACAAAACCGCCTCGATGGTGCTTCAGTTTGGCTTACAAATTTTAGCTGGCAAGACTCCAAGACTCTTTGAAGGCAGCGACCAGATCAAAAGAGATTTTGTCTATATAAAAGATATCATTGATGCAAACATAAAAGCGCTTGACGCGCCAAGTGGCGTCTATAACGCAGCTACTGGTAAGGCTAGAAGCTTTCAAGATATCGCTGATATCTTGCAGCGAGAGATCGGTGTAAATTTAGGCAACGAATATATCAAAAACCCATTTATCGGCTCATATCAGTTTCACACAGAGGCCGACGTAGCCCCAGCTCGAGAGGCATTTGGCTTTAGTGCGACTTGGAGCCTAGAAGAGGCGATCAAAGACTACTTACCAGAGATAAAGAGAATTTATAAGGAAGAGCTAAATGGCTAATAGAGTTAAAATTTTAGTCGTCGGCGATCTCATGCTAGATCACTATATCTGGGGCAGCTGCGACCGCATCTCTCCTGAAGCGCCAGTGCAGGTTGTAAAGATAAATAACGAAACCTACACGCTTGGTGGCGCTGGTAACGTGGTGAG
The DNA window shown above is from Campylobacter concisus and carries:
- a CDS encoding DNA translocase FtsK 4TM domain-containing protein; translation: MATAAPTADFVGSLGQSLGILNIKYFGLIAYVYPFLLIILGYFVYKNFKKFDFDFAQFLVGIFLFFIAFLMFQALSASSINGGIIGNFIVSALKEVIGSIGTAVAILMMFIISLGLAFRENFIIVLRKAFVDKEIKVHEERNLKEIKQKQLPKIERKRQKNNDVKEEELIEAQVVNEDEQNLDEELEPEPEIESRASTINGVEILNEVAENKKLLDQIERGNVEKPKNFVLPPLKFLNDPPKRSHSVNETEIDQQISNLLDKLRKFKIDGDVVRTYTGPIVTTFEFRPAPHIKVSKILTLQDDLAMALKAQTIRIQAPIPGKDVVGIEVPNQNLETIYLKEILESEVFKNASSPLTMALGKDIVGAPFVTDLKKLPHLLIAGTTGSGKSVGINAMLLSLLYRNSPQTLRLMMIDPKMLEFSIYNDIPHLLTPVITEAKKAITALANMVAEMERRYKIMSQTRTKNIESYNEKMKEEGGEQFPYIVVIIDELADLMMTSGKDVELYIGRLAQMARASGIHLIVATQRPSVDVVTGLIKANLPSRISYRVGQRIDSKVILDQMGAESLLGRGDMLFTPPGSPGVIRLHAPFASEKEIEMVVNFLKEQQDVVYDEKFLIEEGTSGSVAAGTLGEDELDELYEEAKEIILSEQKTSISYLQRRLKIGYNKAANIIEQMEKMGVLSPVNAKGQREIL
- a CDS encoding tyrosine-type recombinase/integrase, coding for MLVFKAIKQRLEIAKSVSKIEARKLFTETRDDQVLRMAYYWVSQGAYDNCKDLPLNKYPITHLNHDTANRMWWAVRNHLGYKGENNTHGLYVLRHTVASRLVSLKGFNAHKLMAFMGHTDIKSSLHYVHLNVDDIRDGVGVGA
- the rfaD gene encoding ADP-glyceromanno-heptose 6-epimerase, which gives rise to MNLNGKKIVITGGAGFIGSALAHYFDENYKDAHVLVVDKFRNDETFSNGNLKSFGHFKNLLGFKGEIYAGDINDPSTLDKIKNFRPDVIYHEAAISDTTVKEQDELIKTNVNAFVNLLDICESLGAKMIYASSGATYGNAKSPQTVGECEAPNNAYGFSKLSMDNINKIYAKRGVSVVGLRYFNVFGKGEFFKNKTASMVLQFGLQILAGKTPRLFEGSDQIKRDFVYIKDIIDANIKALDAPSGVYNAATGKARSFQDIADILQREIGVNLGNEYIKNPFIGSYQFHTEADVAPAREAFGFSATWSLEEAIKDYLPEIKRIYKEELNG
- a CDS encoding c-type cytochrome, with amino-acid sequence MKKLLIVSSVAALLSTAAFAADGAAIYKKCIACHGAKAEKMFNNKVPALTSLDAAAIEEALKGYKTGANKFGLGAMMKPIATPMSDEDVKAVAEYIQTLK
- the gmhB gene encoding D-glycero-beta-D-manno-heptose 1,7-bisphosphate 7-phosphatase — encoded protein: MNKNEPIKALFLDRDGVINEDAGYVYEIKDFKFIDGIFDALREFAGAGYKLFVVTNQSGIGRGYYTQEQFDALTKFMLEIFKKEQIFITKVYFCPHAPEANCACRKPNPKMILDACKEFNIDLENSLMIGDKPSDIEAGKRAGVGRNFLLDSINFKDVRDVLNKLKKEKSL